DNA from Desulfobacteraceae bacterium:
GGCTGATCCTGATGGGGGCCATCGATAATCTCGTCAAGGGGGCTGCCGGCCAGGCGGTGCAGAACATGAACCTCATGCTGGGCCTGGCGGAGACCGCCGGGCTGATGGCCGCACCCTATCCCCTCTAGCAGCGGGCGGCCCGGCAACCGCAGCGCTCATGCCCACGCCAACCACAAGGGACGGGGGAAACATGAAGATCACACAGCTTTCCGTTTTTCTGGAGAACCGCACCGGCCGGCTGGCCGACATCGCCGTCACCCTGGGGGAGATCGGGGTCAATATCCGGGCCATGTCCCTGGCGGACACCACCGACTTCGGGGTCCTGCGGCTGATTGTCAACGACACCGCCAAGGCCCGTCAGGTGTTGAAAGATCTGGGTTTCGCCGTGCGCCTGACCGAGGTGTTGGCGGTGGAGATTCCCGACCGGCCTGGCGAGCTGGGGCGGCTGCTGCGGATCATCGAGCAGGCGGGGCTCAACGTGGAGTATGTCTATGGCTTCGTGGAAAAAAACTCCGACAACGCCATCCTGATCTTCCGCTTCGACGACCTGGACCGGGCCATTTCAGCGATCCAGGCCAAAGGGATCCGCATCCTGGACGACAGTCGCCTATCCAGCCTGTAGCCAGGATGGCTGCATAAAAAAGCAAATTTCCGCTATGTATGGCGTTTTTCGAGGACGACAGCCGTAATTCCAGCGCCTGATGCAGCCGGGGGTTTGTGTCCCGTTGTCCCGGGCCGAGCATCGCAGCAGCCGGCGATAAAGGCCCTGTGGCTGTTTGAGCGTAAGCGAGTTCCACAGGGCCCGCCGGCTGCGAGAAGCGCAGGGCAGCCCGAAGGGCCCCGGGATGCGGGCGGTTTCTTTTGGTTCGTTTTCTTGTCCGCACAAGAAAATGAACACAGACCATTGGGAGTGGTAAATCCGGTCCATTCCCACGGTGCCCGCCAAAGTCCCTTTCTGACAAACACCGCACGGCGGGGTAAAATGCTTTTACACCGCCATCCCCAAATCAGTTTTGATGACAATGTAAAAAATTAGGTTGGGAGGGGTTGCGCTCTGCCGGTTTGGGCGGTGGAATGTTTTGATCTGGAGCACTTGATTCTATCGCATCAAGCCCGGGAGGAAAAGGGCGATCTGGGGCAGGGGGATCAGCAGCAGGGTGCCCACCACCAGGGCCGCCAGCAGCGGCAGGACCCCCCTGAAGATCGTCTCCAGGGGCACCCCGTCGGCCACGCTGCTGACCACGTAGACGTTGACCCCCACCGGCGGGGTGATGACCCCGATCTGGGTGACCATCACGATGACCACCC
Protein-coding regions in this window:
- a CDS encoding ACT domain-containing protein, with amino-acid sequence MKITQLSVFLENRTGRLADIAVTLGEIGVNIRAMSLADTTDFGVLRLIVNDTAKARQVLKDLGFAVRLTEVLAVEIPDRPGELGRLLRIIEQAGLNVEYVYGFVEKNSDNAILIFRFDDLDRAISAIQAKGIRILDDSRLSSL